A region from the Sulfuricurvum sp. genome encodes:
- a CDS encoding aminotransferase class V-fold PLP-dependent enzyme: MNQLWRPLLEKGDKFQQIVHNTIGIHKKTYFDFTASGLAYEPIEARIREVLETYANTHSKEASMAARTDHYYREAREHLKSLLGLDGAFALLPSGCGATGAVKRLQEILGLYIPPATRARYLPTAPDSELPLVIVGPYEHHSNDISYREALCETVRIGPNAKGLVDLEQLESILQENAGREIIGTFCIASNVTGTITPYAEISAILRRYGAIVCFDAAASSPYINIPCELYDAMFYSPHKLLGGPGSCGLLAIRKNLFDAASTPTFAGGGTVLYVSRTSHYFVEEIEDREDAGTPGILQLIRAALAYQLRNELGFAWIASRKKSLYKRFTDGLKEIEGATCYGCRKAENIGIVSFNIKHIDPYALCEVLSKSDGFQTRAGCSCAGPYGHDLLGLEDDTPFQTRPGWLRISIHYSQEIEDIDALLEAIRESIKRLE, encoded by the coding sequence ATGAATCAGTTATGGCGTCCACTGCTTGAGAAAGGAGACAAATTTCAGCAGATAGTACACAATACGATCGGAATACATAAAAAAACCTATTTCGATTTTACCGCGTCCGGCCTGGCGTATGAACCGATCGAGGCACGTATTCGCGAAGTACTTGAAACCTATGCGAACACCCACTCGAAAGAGGCATCGATGGCGGCTCGGACCGATCACTATTACCGTGAGGCGAGAGAACATCTCAAATCGCTTTTGGGATTGGACGGAGCCTTTGCATTATTGCCATCAGGATGCGGTGCTACGGGTGCCGTAAAACGGCTGCAAGAGATTTTGGGACTCTATATCCCACCGGCAACGCGCGCACGGTATCTTCCGACGGCTCCGGATAGTGAACTTCCGCTGGTGATTGTCGGACCGTATGAACACCATTCCAACGATATCAGCTACCGTGAAGCACTCTGCGAAACGGTTCGTATCGGGCCAAATGCCAAAGGGCTGGTTGATCTTGAACAGCTTGAGTCTATTTTGCAGGAGAATGCAGGCAGAGAGATTATCGGGACGTTTTGCATCGCTTCGAATGTGACCGGAACGATCACGCCGTATGCGGAGATATCGGCGATACTTCGTCGTTACGGGGCGATTGTGTGTTTTGATGCGGCGGCTTCGTCCCCGTATATCAACATACCGTGCGAACTGTATGACGCGATGTTTTATTCGCCGCATAAACTTTTGGGCGGACCGGGATCATGCGGTTTGCTCGCCATACGCAAAAATCTCTTTGATGCGGCTTCGACCCCTACATTTGCCGGGGGAGGAACGGTTCTTTATGTGAGCCGTACGAGCCATTATTTTGTCGAAGAGATCGAAGACCGCGAAGATGCGGGAACGCCGGGAATATTGCAGCTTATCCGTGCCGCTTTGGCCTATCAGCTGCGTAACGAGCTTGGATTTGCGTGGATCGCTTCACGCAAAAAAAGTTTATACAAACGTTTTACCGACGGGTTAAAAGAGATTGAGGGGGCAACCTGCTACGGATGCCGTAAGGCGGAAAATATCGGGATCGTGTCGTTCAATATCAAACATATCGACCCGTATGCGTTGTGTGAGGTTTTATCCAAATCGGACGGATTTCAAACACGTGCAGGATGTTCGTGCGCCGGACCTTACGGGCATGATTTGTTAGGACTGGAGGATGATACTCCGTTCCAAACGCGGCCGGGATGGCTGCGGATTAGTATCCATTATTCGCAAGAGATAGAGGATATCGATGCCTTGCTGGAAGCTATTAGAGAATCAATAAAGAGGCTTGAATGA
- the cysN gene encoding sulfate adenylyltransferase subunit CysN, protein MAHQGDLIATDIEGYLHEQQHKELLRFITCGSVDDGKSTLIGRLLHDSKMIFEDQLESIKNDSKKSGTTGDKIDLALLVDGLQSEREQGITIDVAYRYFSTDKRKFIIADTPGHEQYTRNMATGASTADLAIILIDARYGIVTQTRRHSYIVRLLGIRNVVVAINKMDLLDFDQEVFDKINTEYHAFAKELGIQGVYSVPMSALDGDNVVTKSERTPWYEGKTLLDILEEVPLATAAADAQFRMVVQYVNRPNLDFRGFAGTIAAGTIGVGDAVTTYPSGKQATIKSIVTYDGDLESASTGDAITLLLNEEIDISRGNVLVKTHESIVQSNAFSANLVWMDEEKFLPGKSYIFKRAATVTTVYVDGIDYRVDVNTQERHDAAHLGLNDIGSVHLVLAEPIAFDLYEENREMGGFILIDKITNNTVAAGMITQSTEKDRTVPKNTVSEFEIELNALIRRHFPHWNAATIV, encoded by the coding sequence ATGGCACATCAAGGCGATTTGATAGCCACCGATATCGAGGGCTATCTTCATGAACAACAACACAAAGAGTTGCTCCGCTTTATTACATGCGGGAGTGTCGATGATGGCAAAAGTACCCTGATCGGGCGACTGCTGCACGATTCAAAAATGATTTTCGAGGACCAGCTCGAGAGCATAAAAAATGACAGTAAAAAGTCAGGGACGACGGGAGACAAAATCGATTTGGCACTCCTAGTCGATGGTTTGCAGAGTGAACGGGAGCAGGGGATTACGATCGATGTGGCGTACCGCTACTTTTCGACCGATAAACGTAAGTTTATTATCGCCGATACTCCGGGGCATGAGCAATACACCCGAAACATGGCAACCGGGGCGTCAACCGCGGATTTGGCGATTATCCTCATCGATGCACGATACGGAATCGTGACACAGACGCGCCGACATTCGTATATCGTCCGTCTTTTGGGGATTCGCAATGTCGTTGTAGCCATTAATAAAATGGATTTGCTCGATTTTGATCAGGAGGTCTTTGACAAGATCAATACAGAGTATCACGCCTTTGCCAAAGAGTTGGGGATTCAGGGAGTTTATTCCGTTCCGATGTCAGCTTTAGACGGAGACAATGTTGTCACGAAGAGTGAACGAACGCCATGGTATGAGGGGAAGACGTTACTGGACATCCTCGAAGAGGTTCCTTTGGCTACCGCGGCGGCTGATGCACAATTTCGGATGGTGGTGCAATACGTCAACCGGCCAAACCTTGATTTCAGAGGATTCGCGGGGACGATAGCCGCCGGAACAATTGGTGTAGGCGACGCCGTTACGACCTATCCTTCCGGAAAACAGGCAACGATAAAGTCGATCGTAACGTATGACGGTGATTTGGAATCAGCTTCAACCGGCGATGCGATAACGTTACTTTTAAATGAAGAGATCGATATCAGTCGCGGGAATGTTTTAGTGAAAACGCACGAGAGTATTGTACAGAGTAATGCGTTCAGTGCCAATTTAGTCTGGATGGATGAGGAGAAGTTTCTCCCCGGAAAGAGTTATATCTTTAAACGAGCGGCAACCGTCACTACCGTATACGTTGACGGCATTGACTATCGTGTCGATGTCAATACGCAAGAGCGTCATGACGCGGCGCATTTGGGGCTCAATGATATAGGATCGGTCCATCTGGTGTTAGCCGAACCGATCGCATTTGATTTGTACGAAGAGAATCGAGAGATGGGGGGATTTATCCTCATCGACAAAATTACCAACAATACCGTAGCGGCAGGAATGATTACCCAAAGCACGGAAAAGGATAGAACGGTACCGAAAAATACCGTGTCTGAATTTGAAATTGAGCTCAATGCTCTTATTCGGCGGCATTTTCCGCATTGGAATGCCGCAACAATCGTTTAA
- a CDS encoding nitrite/sulfite reductase, which yields MANETKAERIERIKREKDGLDVIADIYRYAKTGEAIDPEDIDRFKWYGIYTQNRSLQEEGDDTQYYMLRVKLDGGYLTSKQVEVLGEISVQFGRESGDITTRQDIQFHWLKIEDFPEILERLSTVGLSVLGASGDCPRNIVSCPVNGFDHGQIDDVRDVVVALNNLYRGNPDFSNLPRKFKIGVSGCNKHCIQHEVQDLAFTAVKNGDELRFSVSVGGGQASNRRIADHIGYVKRRDIVKIAEAVARIYRDFGRRDNRNKARLGHLVDEWGVERFVRELEQESRVELERYDNAPFTPYPRRTHFGVGATIRKGYNTIGCAMTSGRISGEKLLKLGRILELYKADGITLTSTQNFVILNVHTDATEPMIDTLQAVGFHPYPSVFEARTLACTGLNFCKFAVSETKDLAIEVVEYLNRRFPDFDEPVSISINGCPNSCAHPHIVDLGFVGAIVKRGDERLKGFDLIVGGHLEGKESRFAVKTGVKVASDEVAALIESLIEDFEGSNSINFGNFLLEKYAYESVMASTA from the coding sequence ATGGCGAATGAAACAAAAGCAGAGCGTATCGAGCGCATCAAGCGTGAAAAAGATGGATTGGATGTTATCGCCGATATTTATCGATACGCTAAAACAGGTGAAGCGATTGATCCGGAAGATATCGATCGTTTTAAATGGTACGGTATCTATACCCAAAACCGAAGTCTTCAGGAAGAGGGCGATGATACGCAGTATTACATGCTCAGGGTCAAGCTTGACGGAGGGTATCTAACCTCTAAACAGGTCGAAGTCTTGGGAGAAATATCGGTTCAATTCGGCCGTGAAAGCGGTGATATCACCACACGTCAGGATATACAGTTTCATTGGCTGAAAATAGAAGATTTTCCAGAAATACTGGAGCGTCTATCGACTGTAGGTTTGAGTGTGCTCGGTGCATCGGGAGACTGTCCGCGCAATATCGTGAGCTGTCCGGTGAATGGCTTCGATCATGGACAAATCGATGATGTCCGCGATGTAGTGGTTGCATTGAACAACCTGTATCGGGGAAATCCCGATTTTTCGAATTTGCCGAGAAAATTCAAAATCGGCGTGAGCGGATGCAACAAACATTGTATTCAGCATGAAGTACAGGATTTGGCATTCACTGCCGTCAAAAACGGCGATGAACTCCGCTTTAGTGTGAGTGTCGGAGGCGGTCAGGCGAGCAACCGGCGTATCGCCGATCATATCGGATATGTGAAGCGTCGGGATATCGTCAAAATTGCTGAAGCGGTAGCTCGAATCTACCGTGACTTTGGTCGTCGGGATAACCGAAATAAAGCACGGTTAGGACATTTGGTCGATGAATGGGGCGTAGAGCGTTTCGTCCGTGAACTGGAACAAGAGTCCCGTGTCGAGTTGGAGCGTTATGACAATGCACCTTTTACACCGTATCCGCGACGCACCCATTTCGGTGTCGGAGCAACCATACGAAAAGGGTACAACACGATAGGCTGTGCCATGACCAGCGGACGGATCAGCGGGGAAAAACTGTTGAAACTCGGGCGTATCCTCGAGTTGTACAAAGCCGATGGAATTACGTTGACGTCGACGCAAAATTTTGTGATCTTAAATGTCCATACCGATGCAACGGAGCCGATGATCGATACGCTTCAAGCGGTCGGATTTCATCCCTATCCGTCGGTTTTTGAAGCTCGGACACTGGCATGTACGGGGTTGAATTTTTGTAAGTTTGCGGTGAGCGAGACGAAAGACCTGGCAATCGAAGTGGTTGAATATTTGAACCGTCGGTTTCCTGATTTTGATGAACCGGTGAGCATCAGCATCAACGGCTGTCCGAATTCATGTGCACATCCCCATATCGTTGATCTGGGATTTGTCGGTGCGATCGTGAAACGGGGAGATGAACGTCTCAAAGGGTTTGATCTGATTGTCGGAGGTCATCTCGAAGGCAAAGAGAGCCGTTTTGCCGTAAAAACCGGAGTAAAGGTCGCTTCGGATGAAGTTGCAGCGTTGATTGAATCCTTGATTGAGGATTTTGAGGGGAGTAACAGTATCAATTTCGGAAATTTTTTATTGGAGAAATACGCATATGAATCAGTTATGGCGTCCACTGCTTGA